One Pelodiscus sinensis isolate JC-2024 unplaced genomic scaffold, ASM4963464v1 ctg34, whole genome shotgun sequence DNA segment encodes these proteins:
- the FBXO46 gene encoding F-box only protein 46, which yields MEQNAFPHVQLWCPRPFGTYSQNKPCSGGGPVKKAFGDFACRTKEGEGSGEACSENTPPAPAPPPPPAPPSPSQGEEGRVLLDTWYVIKPGNTKEKIAFFVAHQCSSASRASAMKVKGKWGSDSSKAKRRRRSHDPSRGKPGPGKEKDSSKEAEDVFLCPEAPAEPAGDTDLLSVAEMVALVEQRTALALQSYSRPGPGGAPAAPAPPVVFLATEQEKKAAGGGEGPDCSRVAEAVAHFESQQQERGALRPNGLCRESAECVANAQHSPGEVRIAFRISSSRDPRSPPEAGAGTRPSCMFMSCGAGGAPASAKDKITCDLYQLISPSRDALPNNVDFLLSSAAPKGDGAGEPPDVEMSCGESQALPGKLEAGPDGRAGEKLGGPAAAPRDCVAGFHVDVVVTGVVDQCVFFGKDSTKNMKEETVCLTVGTPTPDGLCSSCEDPPPGQLFFLHAPRPEDTREATGSLLDSKNNTCDGGADWPDGPGLEPASSDTSLCRLYRHVSHDFLEIRFKIQRLLEPRQYMLLLPEHIMVKIFSYLPTQSLAALKCSCHYFKSIIETFGVQATDSRWNQDPLYRDDPCKQCKKRYEKGDVSLCRWHPKPYHHDLPYGRSYWMCCRRTDRDTPGCRVGLHDNHWVLPCDMLRDRAARREDGR from the coding sequence ATGGAGCAAAACGCCTTCCCGCACGTCCAGCTCTGGTGCCCCCGGCCCTTCGGCACCTACTCCCAGAACAAGCCCTGCAGCGGGGGCGGTCCGGTGAAGAAGGCCTTTGGGGACTTCGCCTGCAGGACCAAggaaggggagggcagtggggaggcctGCTCCGAGAACACCCcgcctgccccggccccgccacctcccccggccccccccagccccagccagggggaggagggccgGGTGCTACTAGACACCTGGTACGTCATCAAACCGGGCAACACAAAAGAGAAGATCGCCTTCTTCGTGGCCCACCAGTGCAGCAGCGCCAGCCGCGCCAGCGCCATGAAGGTCAAAGGGAAGTGGGGGAGCGACAGCTCCAAGGCCAAGCGCCGCCGGCGCTCACACGACCCCAGCAGGGGCAAGCCGGGCCCGGGGAAGGAGAAGGACAGCAGCAAGGAGGCGGAGGACGTGTTCCTGTGCCCCGAGGCCCCCGCCGAGCCGGCCGGTGACACGGACCTGCTGTCCGTGGCCGAGATGGTGGCCCTGGTGGAGCAGCGGACGGCGCTGGCGCTGCAGAGCTACTCGCGGCCTGGCCCCGGCGGGGCGcccgccgccccggccccccccgtggTCTTCCTGGCCACGGAGCAGGAGAAGAAGGCGGCGGGCGGCGGGGAAGGCCCCGACTGCAGCCGGGTGGCCGAGGCGGTGGCCCATTTCGAGTCGCAGCAGCAGGAGCGGGGCGCGCTGCGGCCGAACGGGCTGTGCCGCGAGTCGGCCGAGTGCGTGGCCAATGCCCAGCACAGCCCCGGCGAGGTGCGCATCGCCTTCCGCATCTCCAGCAGCCGGGACCCCCGCTCACCCCCCGAGGCGGGCGCCGGTACCCGCCCCAGCTGCATGTTCATGAGCTGCGGGGCCGGGGGCGCGCCCGCCAGCGCCAAGGACAAGATCACCTGCGACCTCTACCAGCTGATCAGCCCCTCCCGCGACGCCCTGCCCAACAACGTGGACTTCCTGCTGTCCAGCGCCGCGCCCAAGGGCGATGGGGCCGGCGAGCCGCCCGACGTGGAGATGAGCTGTGGCGAGAGCCAAGCCTTGCCGGGCAAGCTGGAGGCCGGGCCGGACGGCAGGGCCGGGGAGAAGCTGGGGGGGCCGGCGGCCGCGCCCCGGGACTGCGTGGCCGGCTTCCACGTGGACGTGGTGGTGACGGGCGTGGTGGATCAGTGCGTCTTCTTCGGCAAGGACAGCACCAAGAACATGAAGGAGGAGACGGTGTGTCTGACGGTggggacccccaccccagacggGCTGTGCTCCTCCTGTGAGGACCCGCCCCCTGGCCAGCTCTTCTTCCTCCACGCCCCCAGGCCCGAGGACACCCGCGAGGCCACTGGCTCTCTCCTGGACAGCAAGAACAACACCTGCGACGGGGGCGCGGATTGGCCGGATGGGCCCGGGCTGGAGCCGGCCAGCTCGGACACCTCGCTCTGCCGCCTGTACCGGCACGTCTCCCACGACTTCCTGGAGATCCGCTTCAAGATCCAGCGCCTGCTGGAGCCCCGGCAGTACATGCTGCTGCTCCCCGAGCACATCATGGTGAAGATCTTCAGTTACCTCCCCACCCAGTCGCTGGCCGCCTTGAAATGCTCCTGCCACTACTTCAAGTCCATCATCGAGACCTTCGGCGTGCAGGCCACGGACTCCCGCTGGAACCAGGACCCACTGTACCGGGACGACCcctgtaagcagtgcaagaagcGGTACGAGAAGGGGGACGTGTCGCTGTGCCGCTGGCACCCCAAGCCCTACCACCACGACCTGCCTTACGGACGCTCCTACTGGATGTGCTGCCGGCGCACGGACAGAGACACGCCGGGCTGCCGGGTGGGGCTGCACGACAACCACTGGGTGCTGCCCTGCGACATGCTGAGGGACCGAGCGGCCAGGCGGGAGGACgggaggtga